One genomic segment of Vulpes vulpes isolate BD-2025 chromosome 2, VulVul3, whole genome shotgun sequence includes these proteins:
- the AUNIP gene encoding aurora kinase A- and ninein-interacting protein has translation MRRRGPEEEACGVWLDAAALKRRRVQTHLMKPSTQMLKLFSGEKKAKISLTQRIPPTGIRQTSIASFFTLQPGKTNGGDQRRVSSHTESQTNKECKKDAAHLDHLIQGLEDDCMAPPLATSTPADTQEAELSSQSLQASGHHRMGTAFLTALSLPQPDTLVCAGKNKASFSCSLAQNLEHSHLLDQKEGEKDPSWKREWLHGSNKKNYQDAQRHVQPPRGKGLQPLDKTKLEKVSAKEITQTPILFQNYRDSWNGEDTDSGKQSPYPVPVFSWDSEKNDKDSWSQLFTEDSQGQRVIAHKSRAPFRDITNNQHRGLGQFPNSSWAQCQERPTQLNLQPDLLFTQDSEGNQVIRHQI, from the exons ATGAGgcggaggggccccgaggaggaGGCCTGTGGCGTGTGGCTGGACGCGGCGGCCCTGAAGAGGCGGCGAGTGCAG ACACATTTAATGAAGCCAAGCACCCAAATGCTAAAACTCTTTTCTGGAGAGAAAAAGGCTAAGATTTCTTTAACTCAAAGAATTCCACCTACAGGCATTCGGCAGACCAGCATTGCTTCCTTCTTCACCTTGCAGCCAG GAAAGACAAATGGTGGTGACCAGAGGAGAGTTTCATCTCATACAGAGAGTCAGACCAACAAAGAATGTAAGAAAGATGCAGCCCATCTAGATCATCTGATCCAgggcttggaggatgattgcatGGCACCCCCATTAGCCACTTCAACCCCTGCAGATACCCAGGAAGCTGAACTTTCTTCTCAGTCCCTCCAGGCTTCTGGCCACCACAGAATGGGAACTGCATTTTTGACTGCGCTGTCTTTGCCCCAGCCTGATACCTTAGTCTGTGCTGGGAAGAATAAAGCCTCATTCTCTTGTTCCCTCGCTCAGAACTTGGAACATTCTCACTTGCTGGAccaaaaggaaggagagaaagaccCTTCCTGGAAAAGGGAATGGCTTCATGGATCTAATAAAAAGAACTATCAGGATGCGCAGAGACATGTTCAACCACCTAGGGGCAAGGGCCTTCAGCCCTTGGACAAGACCAAATTAGAAAAGGTGTCTGCCAAAGAAATCACCCAAACCCCCATCCTCTTTCAAAACTACAGGGATTCCTGGAATGGAGAAGACACAGATTCTGGGAAACAAAGCCCTTATCCCGTCCCTGTGTTTTCCTGGGACAGTGAAAAGAATGACAAGGACTCCTGGAGTCAGCTTTTCACTGAGGATTCTCAGGGCCAACGGGTCATTGCCCACAAGTCTAGAGCTCCTTTCCGAGATATAACTAACAACCAGCATCGGGGCTTAGGGCAGTTTCCTAACAGCTCTTGGGCTCAGTGCCAGGAGAGGCCCACTCAGTTAAATCTGCAGCCTGATTTGCTCTTTACCCAGGACTCTGAAGGTAATCAAGTTATCAGGCACCAAATCTAA